The following are from one region of the Salvia hispanica cultivar TCC Black 2014 chromosome 1, UniMelb_Shisp_WGS_1.0, whole genome shotgun sequence genome:
- the LOC125187396 gene encoding uncharacterized protein LOC125187396, whose product MFMFNNAQNSSGCIELFVEYSPVRSSEIPPVVDCGIGSSARVELLSSDCGIGSSARGEHMNFDHSMNEQRDVVDAVDVGVGLNDEVDVADVLNEPTALSETEPEPDLCDGDGSSDDGDGSSDDEIIPCKPVVQGEQPLPEYNTRGLKFFRKLPSGPSGVSDDVVDNEHSNLYWDEKEPHRIVLGTKFDSKLHVKTAITMWSLWQEKQFKVVESKLRRWHAVCKFPAGTTATGIGIISTTDAEKARECKWEVSVTQRAHDDMWEVRKWVGRHTCVGHRANRDHANFSSAMIALCIRHHVRQCADFKVFSIIADIQDRFGVSISYKKAWYAKRKAIEFVYGGWEESFRQLPSYMFELQSQNPGTIVEWKHNELLSQRRTNVFNYVFWAFGPAIHAFQKAAPVLTIDGTHLRGRFKVLT is encoded by the exons ATGTTTATGTTCAACAATGCTCAAAATTCAAGTGGGtgtattgaattatttgttgagTATTCACCTGTGAGAAGTTCAGAAATCCCACCAGTTGTTGATTGTGGTATTGGATCATCTGCGAGGGTTGAACTTTTGAGCTCAGACTGTGGTATTGGATCATCTGCTAGGGGTGAACATATGAACTTTGATCATAGTATGAATGAGCAGAGAGATGTTGTAGATGCTGTTGATGTTGGTGTTGGATTGAATGATGAGGTAGATGTTGCAGATGTTCTTAATGAGCCAACAGCATTATCTGAGACTGAGCCAGAACCCGATCTCTGTGATGGTGATGGTTCTTCTGATGATGGTGATGGTTCTTCTGATGATGAGATAATACCTTGTAAACCTGTTGTACAAGGTGAACAACCACTTCCAGAGTACAACACTAGGGGGTTGAAATTCTTTCGCAAATTACCAAGTGGTCCTTCTGGAGTATCTGATGATGTTGTTGATAATGAACACAGCAATTTGTATTGGGATGAGAAAGAGCCGCATCGGATTGTGTTgggaacaaaatttgattcCAAGCTTCATGTGAAGACTGCTATAACTATGTGGAGTTTGTGGCAGGAAAAACAGTTTAAGGTCGTCGAGAGCAAATTAAGAAGGTGGCATGCCGTATGCAAATTTCCAGCAGGAACGACAGCAACAGGTATAGGCATCATCAGCACCACCGACGCTGAAAAAGCGAGGGAATGTAAGTGGGAGGTTTCAGTTACACAAAGGGCTCATGACGATATGTGGGAAGTTAGAAAGTGGGTGGGTCGACATACTTGTGTAGGCCATCGTGCTAACAGAGATCATGCTAACTTCTCATCGGCAATGATTGCTCTGTGTATTCGACATCATGTGCGACAATGTGCCGATTTCAAGGTCTTCTCAATAATAGCTGATATTCAAGACAGATTTGGTGTGTCAATCAGTTATAAGAAGGCATGGTATGCAAAGAGAAAGGCTATAGAGTTTGTATATGGTGGATGGGAGGAATCATTCAGGCAGTTGCCAAGCTACATGTTTGAACTCCAGTCACAGAATCCGGGCACAATTGTTGAATGGAAGCACAACGAGTTGTTGAGTCAGAGACGTACAAATGTGTTCAACTATGTTTTCTGGGCATTTGGGCCTGCAATACATGCTTTCCAGAAGGCTGCACCGGTGTTAACAATAGATGGGACTCACCTCCGAGGAAGATTTAAAG TATTGACCTAA